In a single window of the Anaerocolumna cellulosilytica genome:
- a CDS encoding class I SAM-dependent methyltransferase, with product MEQRKCHLCSSEDIRLIHKGTRDNSHIDVLKCANCELVFLSSFDHIREGYYEESGMHVDKELDIVKWRKSTYEDDIRRKEFLKNIINKKDVLDFGCGNGGFIEYAQPLVNSICGIELEEAARKYLLSDGKTIWADIEYCDKKFDVITLFHVLEHLEHPIEYLMKLGNLLKPESESQIIIEIPNADDALLTLYHSTNFADFTYWSPHLFLYNPSNIETLVENSGFRVNWIKQVQRYPLANHLYWLSKGMPGGHAIWNFLNDNQLHEQYERILSERGMCDTILVSLSK from the coding sequence ATGGAACAGCGGAAGTGTCACTTATGCAGTAGTGAGGATATTCGGTTGATACATAAAGGAACACGTGATAATAGTCATATAGACGTATTAAAGTGTGCAAATTGTGAATTGGTATTTTTATCTTCCTTTGACCATATTCGTGAGGGCTATTATGAAGAATCAGGAATGCATGTTGATAAAGAGTTAGACATTGTTAAATGGAGAAAAAGTACTTATGAGGACGATATTAGGAGGAAAGAATTCCTAAAAAATATTATCAATAAAAAAGATGTATTGGATTTTGGCTGTGGTAATGGCGGATTTATAGAATATGCACAGCCTTTGGTTAATAGTATATGTGGAATTGAATTAGAAGAGGCTGCCCGTAAATATTTACTCTCAGATGGTAAGACGATTTGGGCTGATATAGAGTATTGTGATAAAAAGTTCGATGTAATCACTTTGTTTCATGTCTTGGAACACCTAGAGCATCCAATAGAATATTTGATGAAACTAGGAAATTTGCTAAAGCCAGAATCAGAAAGCCAGATTATTATTGAGATACCCAATGCTGATGATGCATTACTGACGCTCTATCATTCAACGAATTTTGCAGATTTTACTTACTGGAGTCCGCATTTGTTTTTATACAATCCCAGTAATATTGAGACGTTGGTTGAAAATAGTGGCTTTAGAGTTAACTGGATAAAACAGGTACAACGATATCCATTGGCAAATCATCTATATTGGTTATCCAAAGGAATGCCTGGAGGACATGCTATATGGAATTTTCTAAATGATAATCAATTACATGAGCAATATGAGCGTATACTTAGTGAGAGAGGTATGTGTGATACTATCTTGGTTAGTTTAAGCAAGTAA
- a CDS encoding flagellin N-terminal helical domain-containing protein encodes MIIQHNMQSANTNRQLGITTGNLSKSTEKLSSGYRINRAGDDAAGLSISEKMRGQIRGLEQASTNAQDGISLIQTAEGALNETHSILQRMRELTVQAANDTNVSVDRASIQKELQALTSEITRIGSQTEFNTMKLLGGSFSATALNLQVGANSGQNISFNIQDMRASALELTQTAIGSAVSTYTKATAFISVVNAAITKVSDQRSKLGAVQNRLEHTIANADNTAENLQAAESRIRDVNMANEMVTYSKNNILQQAAQSMLAQANQSSQGVLSLLR; translated from the coding sequence ATGATTATTCAACATAATATGCAGTCTGCTAATACTAACAGACAATTAGGAATCACTACCGGAAATCTTTCCAAATCTACAGAAAAATTATCTTCTGGTTACAGAATTAATCGTGCTGGTGATGATGCAGCTGGTCTTTCAATCTCTGAAAAAATGAGAGGACAGATTAGAGGTCTTGAACAGGCTTCTACAAATGCTCAGGATGGTATTTCTTTAATCCAGACAGCAGAAGGTGCATTAAATGAAACTCACTCTATTCTTCAGAGAATGAGAGAATTAACAGTACAGGCAGCTAATGATACTAACGTTTCTGTTGACCGTGCATCTATCCAAAAAGAACTTCAGGCATTAACTTCAGAAATTACAAGAATTGGTAGCCAGACTGAATTCAATACAATGAAGTTATTAGGCGGTTCTTTCTCAGCTACTGCACTTAACTTGCAAGTAGGAGCAAACAGTGGACAGAACATTTCTTTCAACATTCAAGATATGCGTGCAAGTGCATTAGAACTTACTCAGACTGCAATTGGAAGTGCTGTTTCAACTTATACAAAAGCAACTGCTTTCATTAGTGTTGTAAATGCAGCTATTACAAAAGTATCTGATCAGAGATCAAAACTTGGTGCAGTTCAGAACAGACTTGAGCATACAATAGCAAATGCTGACAATACTGCTGAAAACTTACAGGCTGCTGAATCTCGTATCCGTGACGTTAACATGGCTAACGAAATGGTTACTTACTCTAAGAACAACATTTTACAGCAGGCTGCTCAGTCTATGCTTGCACAGGCTAATCAGTCATCTCAGGGTGTATTATCTTTATTAAGATAA
- the fliS gene encoding flagellar export chaperone FliS produces MPVNAAAAYQNNKINTASPSELTLMLYDGAIKFCNIAMLGIQEKDINKANENIIKAEKIITYLKTTLDSKYPVAEDFDRVYDYIYETLINANIKKDKAVLNEALGYIREMRDTWKEVMKSAK; encoded by the coding sequence ATGCCTGTTAACGCAGCAGCAGCATACCAAAATAATAAAATCAATACGGCTTCACCATCAGAGCTAACATTAATGTTGTATGATGGTGCCATAAAATTTTGTAATATTGCTATGCTCGGAATACAAGAAAAAGACATCAATAAGGCAAATGAGAATATAATCAAAGCGGAGAAGATTATTACTTACCTTAAGACGACATTGGATTCAAAATATCCTGTCGCGGAAGACTTTGACAGAGTGTATGACTACATATATGAAACCTTAATAAATGCTAATATTAAGAAAGATAAAGCAGTACTTAATGAAGCTTTGGGTTATATTCGTGAAATGAGAGATACCTGGAAAGAGGTTATGAAATCGGCTAAATAA
- the fliD gene encoding flagellar filament capping protein FliD → MAVRMTGLISGMDTESLIKELVNAQKLKNKKVSDKLVKSEWKEEKWKELNTKLFKLYNESLSKMRLQGSYLTKKVSSSNENVLEATGNANSAEGSHVISDIKLASAQYVTSGVIKHNGENATGTTKLKDIGIGVETLVRFTNGNKVKTLEVTKDTTIDDLVKVAQSAGLTANFDKSQGRLFISSKYSGEDNTFGITASTSTATSVKNNILDSVGYSTLSTKDKGKVDSALIVLTNDTSVQADIDVATKILADYAEAKTKRSIENTVDQAIRAEITPVATTAEEENIRTEVLEQQIVLIKEEARKNGATEEEINAITKDTLTEEQLAAIQTKQDEKITASSKRIKAAVETKVAEAIAAEKEITPDNRYTKAIEDNQTAIDTAVNEMENLASTFVTNSKIPESDANALLQNLQLDALDKDGKRISTGTSLSTIVAAENSQVKYNGVVITGTSNTISVNGLTLNLKGDLPAGQSINLTVSNNVDANYDMVKNFIKSYNELLAEMNKLYYADSSRGYDPLSDEEKEAMSDDQIEKWESKIKDSGLRRDSSLGSLLDAMKTAMMSSVEVNGKKFSLASFGVETSTDYTEKGLLHIYGNSEDSVYSQKTDKLKKALTENPEDAIAALSGIFQNLYDTVYDKTKAIPNVRSVFTAYNDKLIDKEQTDYKKKIKVLEKKLTEMENRYYKQFSAMETALAKLQSQSNSLAGLFGSQ, encoded by the coding sequence ATGGCAGTTAGAATGACAGGATTAATTTCGGGAATGGATACAGAATCACTCATTAAAGAACTTGTAAATGCTCAGAAACTAAAAAATAAAAAGGTATCTGATAAACTTGTGAAGTCTGAGTGGAAAGAAGAAAAATGGAAAGAACTTAATACGAAACTGTTTAAGTTATATAATGAAAGTTTAAGTAAGATGAGATTACAAGGTAGTTATTTAACAAAAAAAGTATCATCTTCCAATGAGAATGTCTTAGAAGCTACCGGCAATGCTAATTCAGCAGAAGGATCACATGTTATATCGGATATTAAGCTTGCTAGTGCTCAATATGTTACAAGTGGAGTTATAAAACATAACGGAGAAAATGCAACAGGTACTACAAAACTAAAAGATATAGGAATAGGTGTGGAAACCTTAGTTCGATTTACGAACGGGAATAAAGTAAAGACGCTTGAAGTTACAAAAGATACAACGATAGATGATTTAGTTAAAGTAGCACAATCAGCAGGGCTGACTGCTAATTTTGATAAAAGCCAAGGAAGACTTTTCATTAGCTCAAAATATAGCGGTGAAGATAACACCTTTGGAATTACAGCTTCAACTTCTACAGCTACATCGGTTAAAAACAATATATTAGATTCAGTTGGATATAGTACACTTTCAACAAAGGACAAAGGAAAAGTTGACTCGGCACTTATAGTTTTAACAAATGATACAAGTGTTCAGGCTGATATTGATGTTGCAACTAAGATATTAGCAGACTATGCAGAGGCAAAAACAAAAAGAAGTATAGAGAATACTGTAGATCAAGCCATAAGAGCAGAAATAACACCGGTTGCCACAACGGCTGAAGAAGAGAATATAAGAACAGAAGTTTTAGAACAACAAATTGTATTAATTAAAGAAGAGGCAAGAAAGAATGGTGCTACAGAAGAAGAAATAAATGCCATCACGAAGGATACACTTACAGAAGAGCAGTTGGCAGCTATTCAGACAAAACAGGACGAAAAAATAACTGCTTCCTCTAAAAGAATAAAAGCGGCTGTAGAAACCAAGGTAGCAGAGGCGATTGCAGCAGAAAAAGAAATTACACCTGATAACCGTTATACAAAAGCCATAGAAGATAATCAGACTGCCATAGATACCGCTGTTAATGAAATGGAAAATCTAGCATCCACATTTGTTACGAATAGTAAAATACCCGAAAGTGATGCGAATGCGCTGCTGCAAAATCTCCAATTAGATGCCCTTGATAAGGATGGTAAGAGGATATCAACAGGAACTTCCTTATCCACAATAGTTGCAGCAGAAAATAGCCAGGTAAAGTATAATGGTGTAGTTATTACTGGTACTTCTAATACAATAAGCGTAAATGGTTTAACCCTTAACCTTAAAGGTGATTTGCCTGCCGGACAAAGTATTAATCTTACTGTTTCAAATAACGTAGATGCCAACTATGATATGGTTAAGAATTTTATAAAATCATATAATGAATTATTGGCTGAGATGAATAAGCTTTATTATGCTGATTCCTCCAGAGGTTATGACCCTCTGAGTGATGAAGAAAAAGAAGCAATGTCGGATGACCAGATAGAAAAGTGGGAATCTAAAATTAAGGATTCTGGACTACGAAGAGATTCAAGCTTGGGTTCTTTGCTAGATGCTATGAAAACAGCAATGATGTCATCGGTTGAGGTAAATGGCAAAAAGTTTTCATTGGCCTCCTTTGGCGTGGAAACATCTACTGATTACACGGAAAAAGGATTATTACATATATACGGAAATTCAGAGGATAGTGTTTACTCACAAAAAACTGATAAATTAAAAAAAGCACTCACAGAAAATCCGGAAGATGCAATAGCGGCTCTGTCAGGTATATTCCAAAATCTATATGATACGGTTTATGATAAGACAAAAGCAATTCCAAACGTAAGAAGTGTATTTACAGCTTATAATGATAAGCTTATAGACAAAGAGCAGACAGATTATAAAAAGAAAATAAAAGTGTTAGAAAAAAAGCTAACTGAAATGGAGAATAGATACTATAAACAGTTTTCAGCAATGGAAACGGCTCTTGCAAAGCTCCAGTCACAGAGTAACTCTTTAGCCGGGCTTTTTGGGTCCCAATAG
- a CDS encoding glycosyltransferase translates to MISLSLCMIVKNEETNIESCLKSISSYIDEIIIVDTGSEDRTKELAMKYTDKVYNFEWNNNFADARNFSLSKSSNDYVLVLDCDEIVQDINIIEIKKLIEENPDKIGRLLIVNEFKRKGVPYKSKERLSRLFSKKHYAYNGMIHEQIVPIFDKEISTYDVPLKIIHNGYTGDVEARKFKTDRNINLLKTALKETPDDPYIIYQLGKSYYMEEEYLGACKYFERALYYDLDTRLEYVQDMVESYGYSLLNSAQYDVALQLLNVYEDFSHSADFIFLVALILMNNGEFQEAVNEFIKATEKKECKMEGVNDYLAYYNIGVIFECLGDNETSRKYYEKCGKYKVLKNA, encoded by the coding sequence ATGATATCCTTGAGTCTGTGTATGATTGTTAAAAATGAAGAAACAAACATAGAAAGTTGTTTAAAAAGCATTTCCTCGTATATTGACGAGATAATTATTGTTGATACTGGATCAGAAGACAGAACAAAGGAATTAGCTATGAAATATACGGACAAAGTGTATAACTTTGAATGGAATAATAATTTTGCTGATGCAAGAAATTTTTCGCTTAGTAAGTCTAGTAATGATTATGTCTTAGTGTTGGATTGCGATGAAATTGTTCAGGACATAAACATTATTGAAATAAAGAAGCTAATTGAAGAGAATCCTGATAAAATCGGACGGTTACTCATAGTAAATGAATTCAAAAGAAAAGGAGTACCTTATAAATCTAAAGAAAGATTGAGTCGATTATTTTCTAAAAAGCATTATGCCTATAATGGTATGATACATGAGCAAATTGTACCTATTTTTGATAAGGAGATAAGTACCTATGATGTACCATTGAAGATAATACATAATGGTTATACAGGAGATGTAGAAGCAAGAAAGTTTAAAACTGATAGGAATATTAATTTATTAAAAACTGCTCTTAAGGAAACGCCGGATGACCCATATATTATCTATCAATTAGGAAAAAGCTATTATATGGAAGAAGAATACCTGGGTGCTTGTAAATACTTTGAGAGGGCATTATATTATGATTTGGATACAAGGCTGGAATATGTTCAAGATATGGTAGAAAGTTATGGCTATTCCTTACTGAATTCTGCGCAATATGATGTTGCTTTACAATTATTGAATGTTTATGAGGATTTTAGCCATTCAGCTGATTTTATATTTCTTGTTGCATTGATTTTAATGAATAATGGGGAGTTTCAGGAAGCAGTAAACGAATTTATTAAGGCAACTGAGAAAAAAGAGTGTAAAATGGAAGGGGTCAATGATTATCTAGCTTATTATAATATCGGTGTCATATTTGAGTGTTTAGGCGATAATGAAACTTCAAGAAAATATTATGAAAAATGCGGTAAATATAAAGTTTTAAAGAATGCATAA
- a CDS encoding motility associated factor glycosyltransferase family protein, which yields MSYLKRNLETLQACKEKLHTAIKDKLQLIDEDINFNLLETKEDYKTIVVEKDGYEYRLNSLYKPVEEANIWAESLDLKDIRKVFLMFGFGHGLYIQKLLKKLNKDDKLVVYEPSCAIFQYVLTNFNLEKILSDERVRVVVKDINDIDLKINLESNVNWENVFSQRINCLPQYNIMYFNDYTAFLTKIKHNNDRVIMMRNTEARFGKIVVENTFTNLKYIKQCNILDDYIDVFDSNLPAIIVAAGPSLKKNVEFLKDAKNKAVIFAVDRALEYLYDQNIIPDYAVTVDPLKLESCFAPSYEVDIPLFAELHSNAKILAQHKGKKIFYNAFDYINYYMKDLNKCILNKLNIGTSVATAAFSICVNMKFKRIILVGQDLSYGEDGTASHIDANIDMGIQYNLISVEGYNGNMVMTRNDWFDFLKWFEAMIEVTPNIEVINATEGGAMIKGARNMLLKDVIQKYCLKEVDCKQISENMRPAYSEEEMGLFIEYLKNSQLDLVMIKQMAQEACDICDTLLTTPDYEDADKNDLCKRLTQINEDVTSSPVYGLLDSYITEATSDVMGEINTVKEDEPDDIKSIFEKSKLIYGQIVIATDEIANISKNNNLLYN from the coding sequence ATGAGTTACTTAAAAAGAAATTTAGAGACACTGCAAGCGTGTAAAGAAAAATTACACACCGCAATAAAAGATAAGCTTCAATTGATTGATGAAGATATTAATTTTAATTTGTTAGAAACAAAAGAAGATTATAAAACCATAGTAGTTGAAAAAGATGGTTATGAATATAGATTGAACAGTTTATATAAGCCAGTGGAAGAGGCAAATATTTGGGCGGAGTCATTAGATTTAAAAGACATCAGAAAAGTATTTCTCATGTTTGGATTTGGGCATGGTTTATATATACAAAAATTGCTAAAAAAGCTTAATAAAGATGATAAATTAGTGGTTTATGAACCATCTTGTGCTATTTTTCAGTATGTATTAACAAATTTTAACCTAGAGAAAATTTTATCTGATGAAAGAGTTCGCGTAGTTGTTAAAGATATAAATGATATTGATTTAAAGATAAATTTAGAATCTAATGTAAATTGGGAAAATGTGTTCTCACAAAGAATAAACTGCTTACCTCAGTATAATATTATGTATTTTAATGATTATACAGCTTTTTTGACCAAAATTAAACATAATAATGATCGTGTTATCATGATGCGAAATACAGAAGCGCGCTTTGGAAAAATTGTAGTAGAAAATACTTTCACAAATTTAAAATATATAAAACAATGTAATATATTAGATGACTACATTGATGTTTTTGATTCAAATCTTCCTGCTATTATAGTTGCGGCGGGGCCATCACTTAAAAAGAATGTTGAATTTTTAAAGGATGCGAAGAATAAGGCGGTAATATTTGCTGTAGACCGGGCTTTGGAATATTTGTACGATCAAAATATTATTCCTGACTATGCTGTAACAGTAGATCCTTTAAAGCTTGAGAGTTGCTTCGCCCCAAGCTATGAAGTAGATATACCACTGTTTGCAGAGCTACATTCGAATGCCAAAATATTAGCGCAGCATAAAGGTAAAAAGATATTTTATAATGCGTTTGATTATATAAATTATTATATGAAGGATTTGAATAAATGTATACTGAATAAATTAAATATCGGAACATCTGTCGCGACAGCTGCATTTTCAATATGCGTGAACATGAAATTTAAAAGGATTATATTAGTAGGACAAGATTTGTCTTATGGTGAAGACGGTACGGCATCTCACATAGATGCCAATATAGACATGGGTATTCAATATAATCTAATATCTGTTGAAGGTTATAATGGTAATATGGTTATGACTAGAAATGACTGGTTTGATTTTTTAAAGTGGTTTGAAGCTATGATAGAAGTTACCCCAAACATAGAAGTAATTAATGCTACTGAAGGTGGCGCTATGATTAAAGGGGCAAGGAATATGCTTCTTAAGGATGTGATACAGAAATATTGTTTGAAAGAAGTAGATTGTAAGCAAATATCGGAGAATATGAGACCAGCATATTCAGAGGAAGAAATGGGATTATTTATAGAGTATTTAAAAAATAGTCAATTAGATTTAGTGATGATTAAGCAGATGGCTCAAGAAGCTTGTGACATCTGTGATACACTACTAACCACGCCGGATTACGAGGATGCGGATAAAAATGATTTATGTAAAAGGTTAACGCAAATAAATGAGGACGTCACTAGCAGTCCGGTGTACGGATTGCTTGACTCCTATATCACAGAAGCCACAAGTGATGTTATGGGGGAAATAAATACAGTAAAAGAAGATGAGCCAGATGATATTAAATCCATATTTGAAAAAAGCAAACTTATCTATGGACAAATAGTCATCGCAACGGATGAGATTGCAAATATATCTAAAAATAATAATTTATTGTATAATTAA
- the fliW gene encoding flagellar assembly protein FliW — protein MLVKTKYFGEIDLEEAKIITFERGIMGFEQYKQFTILYDIDSEDKVGISWLQSLEEPSLALPVINPFHIRADYNPIVEDEVLKPLGNIKEDNLVILLSLTVPSDLTKMTANLKAPFIINSDSRKGSQIIVENADYEIKYNIYDVVQALKKEKGEK, from the coding sequence ATGTTAGTAAAAACAAAGTACTTTGGAGAAATAGATTTAGAGGAAGCTAAGATTATAACCTTTGAGCGTGGCATCATGGGCTTTGAGCAATATAAGCAGTTTACGATACTTTATGATATTGATAGTGAAGATAAAGTAGGTATCTCCTGGCTTCAAAGTCTTGAGGAACCTAGCTTAGCACTTCCTGTTATTAATCCTTTTCATATTAGAGCGGATTATAATCCGATTGTAGAAGATGAAGTACTAAAACCTTTGGGAAATATTAAAGAAGATAATCTGGTTATTTTACTTTCTTTAACCGTGCCATCTGATTTAACAAAAATGACTGCTAACCTAAAAGCACCTTTTATAATTAATTCGGATTCAAGGAAAGGCAGTCAGATTATTGTAGAGAATGCAGATTATGAAATAAAATATAATATATATGATGTTGTGCAGGCACTGAAAAAAGAGAAGGGAGAGAAATAA
- a CDS encoding flagellar protein FlaG: MAVNSVSNTGAAYIDSKTEQKVQSAVKAAAISGVAYHGVKVQGGTGKEDREDTQVDAKRVKNIVDETNHKIKDSRRRLEFSYNEEIKRVSIKVMDEVTNEVIKEIPPEKTLEMIQKMWEVAGLLIDERL, from the coding sequence ATGGCAGTAAATTCAGTTTCAAACACCGGAGCAGCCTATATCGACAGCAAAACAGAGCAAAAGGTACAGAGTGCGGTAAAAGCCGCAGCAATAAGTGGTGTTGCTTATCATGGTGTAAAGGTACAAGGAGGTACAGGGAAAGAGGATAGGGAAGACACCCAGGTTGATGCAAAGAGAGTAAAAAATATTGTTGATGAAACCAATCATAAGATAAAGGATTCCAGAAGGAGATTAGAATTCTCTTATAATGAAGAAATCAAAAGGGTCTCCATCAAAGTTATGGATGAAGTCACAAATGAAGTAATTAAAGAAATTCCACCGGAAAAGACTCTGGAAATGATTCAAAAGATGTGGGAGGTAGCAGGTCTGCTAATAGATGAAAGATTATAA
- a CDS encoding N-acylneuraminate cytidylyltransferase — MRKTVALIPARGGSKSIPLKNIKTINGKPLIYWTLIAAEKCSYIDEIYVSTDSNEIRNIVEHFNLSKVRVVSRSEESSTDTASTEAVMIEFAENTEFDNIVLIQATSPLLTYEDLNNGFNLYLSDNTDSVLSAVRQKRFLWETNNHYGTPINYDIYNRPRRQDFDGYLVENGAFYITSKELLLKSKNRISGNIKVVEMPEDTYHEIDEPVDWKITEQLLYYKSKNRNKINTSEIKMVISDCDGVLTDGGMYYTEHGDEIKKFNTKDGMAFQILRDKGIVTCIITGEDREMVRNRAKKLNINELYMGINNKMDIVDSLCKKYNIELEEIVYIGDDINDLECIKKCGYTICPSDAVDMVKREADYICNAKGGEGVVREAIYHLF; from the coding sequence ATGAGAAAAACAGTCGCTTTAATACCTGCAAGGGGAGGAAGTAAATCAATACCTCTAAAAAATATTAAAACTATAAATGGTAAGCCACTTATTTATTGGACACTTATAGCTGCTGAAAAATGCAGCTATATTGACGAAATTTATGTATCTACAGATAGTAATGAGATTAGGAATATCGTAGAGCATTTTAACTTGTCTAAGGTGCGAGTCGTTAGTCGAAGTGAGGAAAGTTCTACTGATACTGCCTCCACAGAAGCGGTAATGATTGAATTTGCTGAAAATACTGAATTTGATAATATTGTATTAATTCAAGCTACTTCGCCCTTACTTACTTATGAAGATCTCAATAACGGATTTAATCTGTATCTAAGTGACAATACGGATAGTGTTTTATCAGCAGTTCGGCAGAAAAGATTTCTTTGGGAAACTAATAATCACTACGGGACTCCAATTAATTATGATATTTATAATAGACCAAGAAGGCAAGATTTTGACGGTTATTTGGTGGAGAACGGAGCTTTTTATATAACTTCGAAAGAATTGCTTTTAAAGAGTAAGAATAGAATATCTGGAAACATTAAAGTGGTTGAAATGCCAGAGGATACCTATCATGAGATTGATGAACCTGTAGATTGGAAGATTACAGAACAATTGTTATACTATAAAAGTAAGAATAGGAATAAAATAAATACATCCGAAATTAAAATGGTAATATCTGATTGTGACGGTGTTTTGACTGATGGTGGTATGTATTATACAGAACATGGTGATGAAATAAAAAAATTTAATACCAAAGACGGTATGGCATTTCAAATTTTAAGAGATAAAGGTATCGTGACTTGTATAATCACAGGAGAAGACCGAGAAATGGTTCGGAATCGAGCTAAAAAGCTTAATATAAATGAACTATACATGGGTATTAACAATAAGATGGATATTGTAGACAGTCTCTGCAAAAAGTATAATATAGAGTTAGAGGAAATTGTTTACATAGGCGATGATATAAATGATTTGGAGTGCATTAAAAAATGTGGTTATACGATATGTCCTTCCGATGCAGTTGACATGGTGAAAAGAGAAGCGGATTATATATGCAACGCCAAGGGCGGAGAGGGCGTTGTAAGAGAAGCAATATATCATCTGTTTTGA
- a CDS encoding N-acetylneuraminate synthase family protein, with protein sequence MKPFVIAEIGCNHMGDLEIAKEMIKTAAVFSNVNAVKFQKRNNKEVLSEEQYNAPHPNPYNSYGNTYGEHREFLEFTVEQHKELKKYCEEWGLVYSTSVWDLTSAKEIASLQPEFIKIPSAQNNNYKMLEWLCDNYAGELQISVGMTSKAEVKELVEFLVEKNRAKDTVIYSCTSGYPVPDEDVCLLEITYLRENFGNIVKSIGFSGHHNGISLDIAAYTLGAEYFERHFTLNRTWKGTDHAASLEPDGMRRLVRNLISVSKALTYKKEDILDIEKVQRNKLKYDK encoded by the coding sequence ATGAAACCATTTGTAATAGCTGAAATTGGTTGTAACCATATGGGAGACTTGGAAATAGCAAAGGAAATGATTAAAACTGCTGCAGTATTTTCTAATGTTAATGCAGTGAAATTTCAGAAACGTAATAACAAGGAAGTGCTATCAGAAGAACAGTATAATGCTCCTCATCCTAATCCATATAATTCCTATGGAAACACATATGGTGAGCATAGAGAATTTTTAGAGTTTACAGTTGAACAACATAAAGAATTAAAAAAATATTGTGAAGAGTGGGGTTTGGTTTATAGTACTTCTGTCTGGGATTTAACCTCAGCAAAAGAGATTGCAAGCTTACAACCTGAATTCATAAAAATTCCGTCTGCCCAAAACAATAATTATAAGATGCTGGAATGGTTGTGTGATAATTATGCAGGAGAGTTACAAATATCAGTTGGTATGACTTCTAAGGCGGAAGTAAAGGAACTGGTAGAATTTTTAGTAGAGAAAAACAGAGCAAAAGACACAGTTATATACAGTTGTACTTCGGGTTACCCTGTACCGGATGAAGATGTGTGTCTTCTTGAAATAACATATCTTAGAGAAAACTTTGGGAATATAGTGAAGTCGATTGGTTTTTCAGGACATCATAATGGGATATCATTAGATATTGCAGCCTATACTCTGGGAGCAGAATATTTTGAAAGACATTTTACACTAAACCGCACCTGGAAAGGAACTGACCATGCGGCATCTTTAGAACCAGATGGTATGAGAAGATTAGTTCGTAATCTAATTTCTGTCTCCAAGGCATTAACTTATAAAAAAGAAGATATTCTTGATATTGAAAAAGTACAACGTAACAAACTTAAATATGACAAATAA
- the csrA gene encoding carbon storage regulator CsrA, giving the protein MLALTRKINESIIIGNDIEISILEIKGDQVKIGINAPKSIPIYRKEIYVQIQEANKEAVESQISVEDLKKLF; this is encoded by the coding sequence ATGCTAGCCCTTACCCGTAAAATAAATGAATCCATTATAATTGGAAACGATATAGAGATTTCTATCTTAGAGATTAAAGGTGATCAGGTCAAGATTGGAATTAATGCACCTAAATCTATACCGATATATAGGAAGGAAATCTATGTGCAGATACAGGAGGCCAATAAGGAAGCAGTGGAAAGCCAGATATCTGTGGAAGATTTAAAGAAATTATTTTAA